A part of Paenibacillus sp. 481 genomic DNA contains:
- a CDS encoding CobW family GTP-binding protein, giving the protein MDQLEAKPIPIIILSGFLGSGKTTLLQRWVQESFARGWKPAVVMNEVGDVNLDGQLLPSEVAMTEMLSGCICCTIRGDFGVKLYELANEERPDIIFVECTGIAEPMELVDSITEVSIYSPLRLSAIVTIGDAKHLSDLLHSSEAGVKPTKITRLLKEQVRAANMVVLNKADLVSAEQLNAVKQWLLDWNGTAQIAVAQRAEVDNTLFEWCASAYEVRQDAVYEASASPTSPTSSTAETHAACGCHDVTCEHDSTYEYDAACDHGAVGQSDTERGDSVRGEMARAHHHVTVWTYPLSGPVHSEKFEQWLHELPQQAYRAKGIVTFTDVTKRYMFQFAYRATEFIPITPQGVVQDVVVVIGEQLDAVHLQRSLQTLIEQP; this is encoded by the coding sequence ATGGATCAACTTGAAGCTAAACCGATTCCCATCATTATTTTGTCAGGCTTTTTAGGCAGCGGAAAAACAACATTACTGCAACGCTGGGTGCAGGAGAGCTTTGCACGAGGCTGGAAGCCAGCAGTCGTCATGAACGAGGTAGGGGACGTTAATTTAGATGGTCAACTGCTGCCTTCGGAGGTGGCAATGACCGAAATGTTAAGCGGTTGTATTTGCTGTACAATCCGCGGCGATTTTGGTGTTAAGCTGTATGAGCTGGCCAATGAGGAGCGTCCAGATATTATTTTTGTGGAGTGTACGGGCATAGCTGAACCGATGGAATTGGTCGATTCGATCACAGAAGTATCCATCTATTCACCGCTGCGGCTATCCGCGATTGTTACGATTGGAGATGCGAAGCATTTATCCGATCTGCTGCACAGCTCTGAAGCAGGAGTTAAGCCAACTAAAATAACGCGCTTGTTAAAAGAGCAAGTACGTGCAGCGAACATGGTTGTGCTGAATAAGGCGGATCTTGTATCTGCTGAGCAATTGAACGCGGTCAAGCAGTGGCTGCTCGATTGGAATGGAACCGCACAAATAGCGGTTGCCCAACGTGCTGAAGTGGACAACACGTTGTTCGAATGGTGTGCGTCGGCTTATGAAGTGCGCCAAGATGCGGTGTATGAGGCGTCCGCATCGCCCACATCGCCTACATCTTCCACAGCGGAGACGCATGCAGCTTGTGGTTGTCACGATGTTACATGTGAGCATGACTCTACATATGAGTATGACGCTGCATGTGATCACGGCGCAGTTGGGCAAAGTGACACTGAACGAGGTGACAGCGTACGAGGCGAAATGGCTCGCGCTCACCATCATGTAACCGTGTGGACGTATCCATTGTCCGGCCCTGTTCATAGCGAGAAGTTTGAGCAGTGGCTGCATGAACTGCCGCAGCAAGCTTATCGTGCGAAAGGTATCGTCACGTTTACAGATGTGACGAAACGTTACATGTTCCAATTTGCATATCGGGCAACTGAGTTCATTCCGATCACGCCGCAAGGCGTCGTTCAGGACGTCGTAGTCGTCATCGGTGAGCAATTGGATGCTGTTCATTTGCAACGATCGCTGCAAACGCTTATCGAGCAGCCTTAA
- a CDS encoding YncE family protein — translation MALSVILLNSANDLVLLNEQLESVFRYPLLGPKYDSCDVTEDRTCVVLGSKENKSVQCFSFIKGKWVSSELEVRLGADDLACLSGYTGLNPCVAAIAEDHALRLVNLSSSMEAVSERIPLGFNPMRMLVLSDQCHVLVTSDATTAIKCVNLHQQRVVNELAIGTIVSSMCESHDKRYVYVACAAEELVRVVDLFHWEVLAQPIMLGEAPEQIWVHEQSGLLFVYDKEEHALSQINPISRKEERHISLPRKMRRLHPVIHKSSGERLLISYGPPYTLCWWNWNTQMIEHAVQLPHKPIRVRLLD, via the coding sequence ATGGCCTTATCCGTTATTCTTTTAAATAGCGCTAATGATCTTGTTCTATTGAATGAGCAGTTGGAAAGCGTATTTCGATACCCGTTGTTAGGGCCGAAATATGATAGTTGTGACGTTACGGAGGATCGTACATGTGTGGTATTAGGGAGTAAGGAAAATAAATCGGTTCAGTGCTTTTCTTTTATAAAAGGGAAGTGGGTAAGTTCAGAATTAGAAGTGAGGTTAGGCGCAGACGATCTCGCTTGTTTAAGTGGGTATACAGGTCTCAATCCATGTGTAGCGGCTATTGCGGAGGATCATGCGCTGCGACTTGTCAATTTGAGCAGCTCAATGGAAGCTGTATCAGAGCGCATTCCGCTCGGGTTCAATCCGATGCGAATGCTAGTCCTGTCTGATCAATGCCACGTCCTTGTAACGAGTGATGCCACGACTGCGATTAAATGTGTAAACTTACATCAGCAACGTGTTGTAAATGAGCTTGCAATAGGGACGATTGTATCCAGCATGTGCGAAAGCCATGATAAGCGCTATGTTTATGTGGCTTGTGCTGCGGAAGAATTAGTTCGAGTTGTTGATTTGTTTCATTGGGAGGTATTGGCACAGCCTATTATGCTAGGAGAGGCACCAGAACAAATATGGGTGCATGAGCAAAGTGGTCTATTGTTCGTATACGATAAAGAGGAGCATGCTCTAAGTCAAATTAATCCGATTAGTCGCAAAGAAGAACGGCACATTTCCCTTCCGAGGAAGATGCGCCGCCTCCATCCTGTAATCCATAAGTCGAGCGGAGAGAGGCTGCTTATTTCTTATGGGCCCCCCTATACTTTGTGTTGGTGGAATTGGAATACTCAAATGATAGAGCATGCTGTACAATTGCCTCATAAACCAATACGTGTACGACTGCTCGACTAA
- a CDS encoding beta-class carbonic anhydrase translates to MSNMFEILDYNREFVNNKDYEQFLTNKFPDKKMVIFTCMDTRLVELLPRAMNLRNGDAKIIKNAGAIISQPFGSVVRSVLVALYELEANEVVVVGHYECGMTGLNSEQIINKAKNLGVEDVVLDTLTNSGIKLHDWLRGFNNVHEGVLNSVSILRNHPLLPPTIPIHGMIIHPETGALEWITDGYRYLQDKANAKLEAAASSEHSPSATR, encoded by the coding sequence ATGTCCAACATGTTCGAAATATTAGATTACAATCGTGAGTTTGTGAACAACAAAGACTATGAACAATTTTTAACGAACAAATTTCCTGACAAAAAAATGGTCATCTTCACATGTATGGACACCCGCTTGGTGGAGTTGCTCCCAAGAGCAATGAATTTGCGTAACGGTGACGCTAAAATTATTAAAAATGCGGGGGCTATTATTTCCCAGCCTTTCGGGAGTGTTGTCCGCAGCGTGCTGGTTGCTTTGTATGAACTAGAGGCGAACGAAGTCGTCGTGGTCGGGCACTATGAATGTGGAATGACCGGTTTGAATTCCGAACAAATTATTAATAAGGCGAAGAATTTAGGTGTCGAAGATGTTGTGCTGGACACGCTTACGAATTCCGGCATTAAGCTTCATGATTGGCTCCGCGGCTTTAACAACGTGCATGAGGGTGTACTGAATAGTGTAAGTATTTTGCGCAACCACCCGCTTCTCCCCCCAACGATTCCTATTCACGGGATGATTATTCACCCAGAAACCGGGGCTTTGGAGTGGATTACGGACGGATACCGCTATTTGCAGGATAAAGCGAATGCGAAGTTAGAAGCTGCTGCCAGTTCAGAGCATTCTCCTTCTGCGACACGGTAG
- a CDS encoding DHA2 family efflux MFS transporter permease subunit has protein sequence MVRHVQNRLHTSKSSRHASRTMGIVAISLIGTFLSMYGISGIPVAFPTWMNSFAIELPHAQWILTAFMIASGAIVPLAGDGVARFGARNCYVACLSGYGISTLFCATALTVDILIVARVLQGICAGLITPLSITIIYQYLPKERQAVTIGLWSTAAMLAPAVGPTVAGWLVDMFGWRSIFYTTAPLGFACAYAAYIVLPAQQTSLDKKPFDALGFMLSVGASMLLLVGLSQLTNKGSVNGMAIAACLMGAMLLAVFVRNGMRGVSPLLEWSLFRNAQFRNATIVSGGLTLSLYSTTYLMPLFLQQVQLLSATMTGLLLLAPSLIMVVLAPFVGRLYHVCGPRLLLIIGTSLMIFGTAMLCFVEKHTSYAIIIGWLAVRSIGVSFATVTANHAAMETLAVDEAGQASALSSWIRQLLSACSIAIYTTVYMNQHTAYFSQSAPTVAVSKAVHDAFIIAVLVIIAVVPLVFAIRRSKAYADNEAQAASTNERSM, from the coding sequence TTGGTTCGTCATGTGCAAAATAGGCTGCACACATCGAAATCATCTAGGCATGCATCCAGAACAATGGGGATTGTAGCCATTAGCCTAATTGGAACATTTTTATCCATGTATGGGATTAGTGGTATACCTGTCGCTTTTCCGACATGGATGAATTCGTTTGCGATTGAACTGCCACATGCACAATGGATATTAACCGCTTTTATGATTGCTTCGGGTGCAATTGTACCGCTTGCTGGCGATGGCGTGGCACGCTTTGGAGCTAGAAATTGTTACGTCGCCTGTTTAAGTGGATACGGTATATCAACCCTCTTCTGTGCCACCGCTTTGACTGTAGACATATTAATCGTTGCAAGAGTGCTGCAAGGGATATGTGCGGGTCTAATAACACCGCTATCCATAACGATTATTTATCAGTACTTGCCGAAGGAGCGACAAGCCGTCACGATCGGTCTATGGTCGACGGCTGCTATGCTTGCACCTGCTGTTGGACCTACAGTGGCAGGTTGGCTTGTCGATATGTTTGGTTGGCGTTCTATCTTTTATACGACAGCTCCGTTAGGATTTGCCTGCGCGTATGCGGCATATATCGTTCTTCCTGCTCAGCAGACATCGCTCGACAAAAAGCCTTTTGATGCTTTAGGATTTATGTTATCTGTTGGAGCGAGTATGTTGCTATTAGTTGGACTAAGCCAACTAACGAATAAGGGTAGCGTTAATGGGATGGCAATCGCAGCATGTTTGATGGGAGCTATGCTGCTGGCTGTGTTTGTTAGGAACGGCATGCGGGGAGTGTCACCGTTGCTTGAATGGTCGTTGTTTCGCAATGCTCAATTTCGTAATGCGACGATCGTGAGTGGGGGATTGACGCTTAGTTTGTATTCAACCACGTATTTGATGCCATTATTTTTACAGCAAGTGCAGCTATTGTCGGCTACGATGACAGGTTTGCTGCTGCTGGCACCATCGTTGATCATGGTCGTGCTTGCTCCATTTGTCGGGAGGTTGTATCATGTGTGTGGGCCGAGATTGCTACTTATAATCGGTACAAGCCTCATGATATTCGGCACCGCGATGCTCTGTTTCGTGGAGAAGCATACATCTTATGCGATTATTATCGGTTGGTTGGCTGTGCGCAGCATCGGGGTTAGCTTTGCTACCGTTACGGCTAATCATGCAGCGATGGAAACGTTGGCAGTAGATGAGGCTGGGCAAGCTTCAGCGTTATCCAGCTGGATTAGACAGCTGTTAAGTGCATGTTCGATTGCAATATATACGACGGTATATATGAATCAGCATACGGCTTACTTTAGTCAGTCCGCACCAACTGTAGCTGTGTCCAAGGCTGTTCACGATGCTTTTATAATTGCCGTACTTGTCATCATCGCAGTTGTGCCGCTCGTGTTTGCTATAAGACGATCCAAAGCGTATGCAGACAACGAGGCGCAGGCAGCATCGACAAATGAGCGGTCTATGTAA
- a CDS encoding DUF309 domain-containing protein, which translates to MPYSEEYVQYLIQFHATRDWFECHEIMEEAWKEEADPERKRWWLALVQIAVGFYHERRGNLAGARKMLSSALTHAEQVPWDKLGIDGTSLQALINQHLQWCNQAGNESQSGFGQQEESRWNLPIQDEALLAACYAQCAADGLTWCVPIQELGDDIVHRHKLRDRTEVIVARQEAWNLRNQ; encoded by the coding sequence ATGCCATATTCGGAGGAATATGTACAATATTTGATTCAATTTCACGCGACTCGCGATTGGTTTGAGTGTCATGAAATTATGGAAGAAGCATGGAAAGAAGAAGCGGATCCAGAACGTAAGCGTTGGTGGTTAGCTCTTGTACAAATTGCGGTCGGCTTCTATCACGAGCGACGTGGGAATTTGGCAGGCGCACGTAAAATGTTATCAAGTGCACTCACACATGCCGAGCAGGTACCTTGGGATAAGCTGGGGATAGACGGAACGAGCCTTCAAGCTCTTATTAATCAGCATCTTCAATGGTGTAATCAAGCTGGCAATGAGTCTCAGTCTGGATTTGGTCAACAAGAAGAGTCTAGATGGAATTTGCCTATTCAGGACGAGGCGTTGCTTGCCGCTTGTTACGCACAATGTGCAGCTGACGGCTTAACATGGTGTGTGCCTATTCAAGAATTAGGGGATGACATTGTCCATCGGCATAAGTTGCGTGATCGGACAGAGGTTATAGTTGCTAGGCAAGAAGCATGGAATTTGCGTAACCAATAA
- a CDS encoding PadR family transcriptional regulator, which produces MLNTLSYGLLGLLASESCSGYDLMLRIQPFWQAKHSQIYPLLAKLEREGYVHFVRIEQRDKPDKKVYSLTERGKQAVIEWVGEPPAEHTFRDELSLKAKCIWMTDREIVIPLFLTRLKQLEAKNAYYEKLLSRIPEAERHVRSPQFGDYILLHRALSLANAQIEWCNWVVNMLETEIAASS; this is translated from the coding sequence ATGTTAAATACGTTGTCTTATGGCTTACTAGGCCTACTCGCAAGCGAATCGTGCTCCGGTTATGATTTGATGCTGCGCATTCAACCATTTTGGCAAGCTAAGCACAGTCAAATTTATCCGTTGCTTGCTAAGCTCGAACGAGAAGGCTATGTGCATTTTGTTCGAATTGAACAGCGCGACAAGCCCGACAAAAAAGTGTACTCCTTGACGGAACGTGGCAAGCAGGCCGTCATCGAGTGGGTTGGCGAACCTCCAGCTGAGCATACGTTTCGCGACGAGTTAAGCTTAAAGGCAAAATGTATTTGGATGACGGATCGTGAAATTGTGATTCCATTATTTCTTACTCGTTTAAAGCAGCTAGAAGCGAAAAATGCCTATTATGAAAAACTGCTATCCCGCATTCCCGAAGCAGAGCGACATGTTCGTTCCCCTCAATTTGGCGATTACATCCTGTTGCATCGTGCATTGTCATTAGCAAACGCCCAAATCGAATGGTGCAACTGGGTCGTCAATATGCTCGAAACCGAGATTGCAGCTTCATCATAA
- a CDS encoding 3-dehydroquinate dehydratase: MTTTYIEFQNKRIPVFCTNISHKNTFTLLKDALNRKVSSGKRAIRTCLETLISIEIVGSEAILHSRRETDTLALSLY; the protein is encoded by the coding sequence ATGACAACGACTTACATTGAATTCCAGAATAAACGCATCCCAGTTTTTTGCACAAATATATCACACAAAAATACGTTCACTCTTTTAAAAGATGCTTTAAATCGTAAAGTGAGTAGTGGTAAACGTGCCATTCGCACATGTCTAGAAACACTGATCAGCATTGAAATTGTCGGTTCAGAAGCTATTTTGCATTCTAGACGTGAAACTGACACCTTAGCATTATCGCTATATTAA
- a CDS encoding TIGR03943 family putative permease subunit, whose translation MSVRSGTISMWLQAGTCIGWSLFITVLSTTNQLQLYISPSMTRYVKWTALGCYILGAALILIGWLTRAESKPDAAHEHLHVGCACGTDTPQPNKNGRVLLTSVILLAPIGMSLIWPAEALDSKVAENKGIQFQPSAVVLPQATGKQAEPKPQNSASVAPTAPIQSDTQSSKTSQMPEFPADEFTQMYADYAKQIYVQDEIFIEDNHFMETIMTLDLFREQFTGKRITWQGFVYQSDDMKKGRYAISRFVMQCCTADAAPFGLLIDNKTKRQLKKDSWVEVSGKMTIGKQGEAAVIVMQVDRITSIPKKEDPYVYHNLDFGI comes from the coding sequence ATGTCGGTACGTTCAGGAACGATTTCCATGTGGCTGCAAGCAGGTACTTGTATCGGTTGGTCGTTATTTATTACGGTATTGTCAACGACAAATCAATTACAGCTATACATTTCGCCCAGTATGACACGGTACGTAAAGTGGACTGCGCTTGGGTGCTACATACTTGGAGCGGCCTTAATCCTCATCGGGTGGCTGACGAGAGCAGAGTCTAAACCAGACGCTGCCCACGAACATTTGCATGTCGGCTGCGCTTGTGGCACAGATACCCCACAACCGAATAAAAATGGCCGCGTGCTGCTGACTTCCGTTATTTTGTTAGCTCCAATCGGAATGTCGCTCATCTGGCCAGCAGAAGCACTTGACAGTAAAGTAGCTGAAAATAAAGGCATTCAGTTCCAGCCATCTGCCGTCGTACTGCCACAAGCGACGGGCAAACAGGCAGAACCTAAGCCACAGAACTCGGCTAGCGTCGCTCCGACTGCACCTATTCAGTCAGATACCCAGTCTAGTAAGACCAGCCAAATGCCGGAGTTTCCCGCAGATGAATTTACACAGATGTATGCGGATTACGCGAAACAAATTTATGTGCAAGACGAAATCTTTATTGAAGACAACCATTTCATGGAGACGATTATGACGCTTGATTTATTCCGTGAGCAATTTACAGGCAAACGGATTACGTGGCAAGGCTTCGTCTATCAATCTGACGACATGAAGAAAGGTCGCTACGCGATTTCGCGCTTTGTCATGCAGTGCTGTACTGCAGATGCAGCACCGTTCGGACTGCTGATCGATAACAAGACGAAGCGTCAGCTTAAAAAAGATAGCTGGGTCGAAGTAAGCGGCAAAATGACGATCGGCAAGCAAGGCGAAGCGGCTGTAATTGTGATGCAGGTCGATCGCATCACATCGATTCCGAAAAAAGAAGATCCTTACGTCTATCATAATTTGGATTTTGGCATATAA
- a CDS encoding permease has protein sequence MSTPTRVSTATTHTPSAATIVPLLIPLCIVGGIFLSTLTLSDAPMNDIWTPVTTVFVSIILEAMPFLLLGVIVSSLLHAFVSPERIRLLTERVPTFGLVTLASLGGLILPLCECGMIPIIRTLIQKKLPIPVALVYMLAAPIINPIVISSTVVAFPQAAEMVWGRVAVALIVVLFAGWLYLLLERLFTHRLPANTLTHSMLQTYTNDASPVHTHTHTHSDRPTRLSRLRHSIEHMGQEWTDTALFLALGAFITALFQTHVPRNWFLDAAWMNGPAEHFGFMGLAYVLSLCSTSDAFIASSFYSTAAPPALLSFLVFGPMLDLKMTFMMMTVFRKRFIIVFTLLLAGVIPFVSHFVYKWLSH, from the coding sequence TTGAGCACACCTACCCGTGTCTCCACAGCTACTACCCATACGCCTTCCGCTGCTACAATTGTCCCATTACTCATCCCCTTGTGTATCGTAGGCGGCATATTTTTAAGTACATTAACGCTCTCAGACGCTCCGATGAACGACATATGGACACCGGTAACAACCGTTTTTGTCAGTATTATTTTAGAAGCTATGCCCTTTCTTCTGTTAGGCGTCATTGTATCTTCTCTCTTGCATGCTTTTGTATCGCCCGAACGTATTCGATTACTTACTGAACGGGTACCCACCTTCGGCCTAGTGACATTAGCCTCATTAGGAGGACTTATCCTTCCTCTATGCGAATGCGGAATGATTCCTATCATACGTACACTCATTCAGAAAAAGCTGCCGATTCCCGTTGCGCTCGTCTACATGCTGGCTGCTCCGATTATTAATCCAATCGTAATTAGTTCAACGGTGGTCGCCTTTCCACAAGCTGCTGAAATGGTGTGGGGACGTGTAGCTGTCGCACTCATTGTCGTACTATTCGCAGGTTGGCTATACTTGTTGTTAGAACGGCTATTTACTCATCGTTTGCCTGCGAATACGCTTACTCACTCGATGCTGCAAACGTACACCAACGACGCTTCACCGGTTCACACACACACCCATACTCACTCTGATCGTCCCACTCGACTCTCACGACTCCGTCACTCCATTGAACATATGGGACAAGAATGGACAGACACCGCACTTTTTTTAGCATTGGGCGCTTTTATTACAGCTCTATTTCAAACTCACGTTCCGCGTAACTGGTTTTTGGATGCAGCGTGGATGAACGGCCCAGCAGAGCATTTTGGCTTTATGGGACTTGCCTATGTCCTATCGCTTTGTTCGACTTCTGACGCTTTTATTGCCAGTTCATTTTATTCGACCGCGGCACCACCTGCGCTGTTAAGCTTTCTCGTGTTTGGACCGATGCTTGATTTGAAAATGACATTTATGATGATGACTGTGTTTCGCAAACGTTTTATTATCGTCTTCACTTTACTGTTAGCTGGAGTCATTCCGTTCGTTAGTCATTTCGTGTATAAATGGCTGTCTCATTAA
- a CDS encoding sensor histidine kinase, which yields MTVITILVVQLFGSMSNYKLAPQAQNGVLDLRGWNFSQQGPVPLNGKWEFAWRELNGPNAVSNPLKQTLYAQVPLSWNRMKLFGSPLSGRGYATYRLKVITSARDSMYGIWVPNISSSYAMWINGKLSLREGDVSYTEERTRPSMKQRIAFIPSRDNETEIVLQVANFHHFRGGIWQSLKFGQFEQISRKNKSETIRDTLFFSCLIMVGLYHGGLFVMRRKDWFTLLFGLLCISMAIRILTTGEVLLNHWFPSSSWTFALRLEYCTTIVAAMAGCGYFRSLFREDAPTRPFTVLMWCGAAFLLFTIYAPTVVFSAGLIVYQAYLMAAILYGLFVNIMAVRQQRLGAVVSLVGFTVLAVLIINDIVYYHEMARIRDLAPVGLVLCMFIQSLMISLRYSKAIQEVESVSQALKTLNYGLEGRIQQRTAEFIKINEHLELKNMELERMENSKRHLFSNISHDLRTPMTLIRGYLEAFQDDVITDKQEQKKYVKLMLAKINGLNHLIGELFELSKLEARQVDIIKEEMLLEHLISHLEENYDLELRGRGLIFACYNLTYRDVAPVSLNVRIDLDRITQVFDNIIYNAVKFTPTGGSISIRFYYESRPHEPTLRIEVTDTGVGMEMEHLPYIFERFYKKDQSRNSSTGGSGLGLAIAKEIVEQHAGQIGAISELGQGCTIYIVLPVYMK from the coding sequence ATGACGGTAATCACGATTTTAGTCGTGCAATTGTTCGGCAGTATGAGCAATTATAAGCTGGCCCCACAAGCCCAAAATGGGGTATTGGATTTAAGAGGATGGAACTTTTCGCAGCAAGGTCCAGTTCCTTTGAATGGAAAATGGGAGTTCGCATGGAGAGAATTGAACGGACCAAATGCTGTGAGTAACCCATTAAAACAAACGTTGTATGCGCAAGTTCCGCTTTCGTGGAATCGAATGAAATTGTTTGGTTCGCCGCTCTCAGGAAGGGGTTACGCTACGTATCGTCTTAAAGTCATTACGAGCGCTCGAGATTCCATGTACGGCATTTGGGTACCTAACATATCTAGTTCATATGCGATGTGGATCAATGGAAAGCTTTCGCTACGTGAAGGGGATGTATCCTATACCGAAGAACGGACGCGGCCTTCTATGAAGCAGCGTATTGCTTTTATACCATCCAGAGATAATGAAACCGAGATCGTGCTACAAGTCGCGAATTTTCATCACTTCCGCGGTGGGATTTGGCAATCGCTTAAATTTGGTCAATTTGAGCAAATCAGTCGTAAAAATAAATCGGAAACGATACGGGATACGCTCTTTTTTAGCTGCTTAATCATGGTAGGTTTATATCATGGTGGTTTATTTGTGATGCGGCGAAAAGACTGGTTTACTTTATTGTTTGGATTGCTTTGTATTTCGATGGCGATACGTATTTTGACAACAGGCGAAGTGCTGCTCAATCATTGGTTTCCATCCTCATCATGGACTTTTGCGCTGCGGCTAGAGTACTGCACCACGATCGTGGCCGCCATGGCTGGTTGTGGCTATTTCCGCAGTTTATTCCGTGAGGATGCCCCGACTCGGCCATTTACGGTGTTGATGTGGTGTGGGGCCGCCTTCCTTTTATTTACGATTTACGCACCTACAGTCGTGTTTAGTGCGGGTTTAATCGTCTATCAAGCCTATCTTATGGCTGCGATTTTGTACGGGTTGTTCGTGAACATTATGGCTGTCCGTCAGCAACGACTAGGTGCAGTCGTCTCGCTTGTCGGTTTCACCGTACTGGCCGTACTCATTATTAATGATATTGTGTATTATCATGAAATGGCACGTATTCGCGATTTAGCACCCGTAGGGCTTGTGCTATGTATGTTTATTCAATCCCTAATGATTTCGCTGCGTTATTCTAAGGCGATACAAGAAGTTGAATCCGTATCTCAAGCACTTAAAACGCTCAATTATGGCTTGGAGGGTCGAATCCAGCAGCGAACCGCAGAATTCATTAAAATAAACGAGCATTTGGAACTGAAAAATATGGAGCTAGAGCGTATGGAAAATTCCAAGCGGCATTTATTTTCGAACATTTCGCACGATCTACGAACACCGATGACGCTAATAAGAGGTTATTTAGAAGCGTTTCAAGATGACGTCATCACCGATAAGCAGGAACAAAAGAAATATGTAAAGTTAATGCTCGCAAAAATTAATGGACTGAATCACTTAATTGGGGAGTTATTTGAATTGTCTAAGCTGGAAGCTAGACAAGTCGATATTATTAAGGAAGAGATGTTGCTCGAACATTTGATTTCACATCTGGAGGAGAACTACGATCTAGAGCTGCGTGGGCGGGGTCTTATATTTGCTTGTTACAATTTAACGTATCGAGACGTTGCCCCGGTCAGTTTAAATGTACGCATTGATTTGGATCGGATTACACAAGTATTTGATAACATTATATACAATGCCGTGAAGTTTACGCCTACGGGTGGATCGATTTCAATTCGGTTCTATTATGAGTCTCGGCCTCACGAACCGACATTGCGGATCGAGGTAACCGATACGGGAGTTGGGATGGAAATGGAGCATTTGCCGTACATTTTCGAGCGTTTTTATAAAAAAGACCAATCTCGTAACTCTTCGACGGGTGGTAGCGGGTTAGGTCTGGCAATCGCGAAAGAAATTGTGGAGCAGCATGCTGGGCAGATTGGAGCAATAAGTGAGCTGGGGCAAGGCTGTACGATCTATATTGTATTGCCGGTTTATATGAAATAG
- a CDS encoding YxcD family protein has product MHRRLSMDEIVNAICLHMAMRRQVQPSDVEVELNWDEQYGFTAEVWISGRQQYLVEANMLEAIEQYVNREYGQRVFRHQIKLDVDDEMWADIHTDM; this is encoded by the coding sequence ATGCATAGACGATTGAGCATGGATGAAATTGTCAACGCAATTTGTCTTCATATGGCGATGCGCAGACAGGTTCAACCTAGTGATGTTGAAGTCGAATTAAATTGGGACGAACAATACGGCTTTACGGCTGAAGTATGGATATCAGGCCGTCAGCAGTATTTGGTCGAAGCCAATATGCTCGAAGCAATCGAGCAGTACGTAAATCGCGAGTATGGCCAACGTGTGTTCCGCCACCAAATCAAGCTTGATGTTGATGATGAGATGTGGGCAGACATTCATACTGACATGTAA
- a CDS encoding DUF1796 family putative cysteine peptidase, translating to MHDNMPVGSYDAIIGIGRNCEVAYQLRRLGLRDVSYPLDWFDLPDLSQTAALIQSGFEAFMLRDQLKVVSVTENGLFYHVVDQKSNCHSFHDFPVVAGEKPLHNYRFFYDKLQRRIKKFKKDLMCCDNLLMIRSGYTQQEIANLIHAIKPYRSDAGINELILTQEHTGAFESQGSKEFDGWRYHEFNMPVGEMWYGDNDAWDSLLRHVTFCTEM from the coding sequence GTGCACGATAACATGCCTGTAGGCAGCTACGATGCAATCATCGGTATCGGAAGAAATTGTGAGGTTGCCTATCAATTAAGAAGGCTTGGTTTACGAGACGTTTCCTATCCACTAGATTGGTTCGATCTGCCCGATTTGAGCCAAACGGCGGCACTGATTCAGTCCGGATTTGAAGCGTTTATGCTTCGTGATCAGCTTAAAGTTGTAAGTGTAACGGAAAATGGACTTTTTTATCACGTTGTGGATCAGAAATCGAACTGCCACTCTTTTCACGACTTTCCTGTCGTAGCTGGTGAAAAACCGCTACACAATTATCGTTTTTTTTATGACAAGCTGCAACGCAGAATAAAAAAGTTTAAAAAAGATTTAATGTGTTGCGACAACCTGCTTATGATTCGTTCAGGATACACGCAACAAGAAATTGCGAATCTGATCCATGCGATTAAGCCGTACCGATCTGACGCTGGTATCAATGAGTTGATACTCACTCAGGAGCATACAGGTGCATTTGAAAGCCAAGGGAGTAAGGAGTTTGACGGTTGGCGTTATCACGAGTTTAACATGCCAGTAGGCGAGATGTGGTATGGTGACAATGATGCATGGGATTCGTTGCTCCGACACGTAACGTTCTGCACGGAGATGTAA